A region of the Ranitomeya imitator isolate aRanImi1 chromosome 5, aRanImi1.pri, whole genome shotgun sequence genome:
agattgtgtccaatggatacaggagaagagaatcatgacgcaatgactagggttgagcgaccttcacttttataggatcgggtcgggtttcacgaaacccgacttttggaaaagtcgggtcgagtgaaatcggctgatcctataaaaaaagtcggggtcggccgaaactcgaaacccaatgcagtgcattgggtttccatggttcccagggtctgaaggagcggaaactctccttcaggccctgggatccatatttaagtgtaaaatatagaattaaaataaaaaatatccttatacttaccctctgacgcgccctggtactaaccaggaaccttccttccttttaatcagccttccaggaccttcggtgacgtcgcgggtgacgtcgcggcttgtgattggccgcgcggccgcccatgtgaccgctcgcgcggccaatcacaagctgcgacgtcaccgaaggtcctggaagggctgattcttaggaaggaaggctgtcggaaggaagcagggcgcttccgagggtgagtatattcctattaggtatatactcaccctcggaagcgccctgcttccttccgacagccttccttcctaagaatcagcccttccaggaccttcggtgacgtcgcgggtgacgtcgcggcttgtgattggccgcgcgagcggtcacatgggcggccgcgcggctaatcacaagccgcgacgtcaccgcgatgtcacggcaaggtcctagaagcgcggatttgaaggaggaaggctgccggttagtaccagggcgcgtcagagggtaagtattgcaatattttttattttaattctatattttacactttaatctgaattccgataccaattcccgatatcttaaacatatcgggaatcgggatcggaattccgattccagattcaaaagatcgccgacttcatggccgaccccccactggggtcgggtcgggtttcatgaaacccgaccttgccaaaagtcggcgacttttgaacaatttcgacccgtttcgctcaaccctagcaatgacgtcaacaagcttacaaataaagcaacatggctgccattactagcagtatgtggccagagttttatatcagtatttgtaagccaaaacaaggagtggaacagtttgaggtaaattatgatattaacataataactagcacctctgcctttatcacccactcctggttttggattataaaaactgatattaaatacagatcaaatactgccagttttaggacaaccttggtttggagaggaaaaagataggagagacggtcaacacaaccaaaagtaAAGTTTATTAATCAGaaatattatcattgtagaaaattactggtacagatgtaattacaacatgacttttaaacaacattgtcctgccatgacacacatccaatatctgaatcaaaaaaggcagcaaattggtcccgtatgtgaccaacggctgcagttgaccgcagcgggtgatgctggaaatcgggcattgggtgtgcaactggttcatccagttcaatgttgggttgctccttaaccattatataattgtacagaaccacacaggctttgaccacctcgtcgactgtttccacttttagatttatggctgatgcaagaatgcgccatttagcgaccagaatgccaaagatacactctactgttcttcgggccctggtcagtctgtagttaaagatccttctagtgtggaatatggcttcagtaggttttcacacatctggaaggcctcatccccaaccataacaaatggcatcggtggaccttgagtgttggggagaggttgtggcggtggaaaattgaaattgttgccatacacacggcggcccatatcagagttcttgaaagtctgggaatcgttgccacggccaaaagctccaatgtccacggcaatgaagcgacagttcgcatcggctattgccatgagcaccacagaaaaatattttttgtaattgaagtactccgatcctgtcctggctggtttgataatgcgaatgtgctttccatccaccactcctaaacagttggggaaatcacacacattccagaatttttccacaatttcaagccacatgtccaaggtgggtaggggtataaactcatcccggagtacattccacaaagcccggcaggtgtccgcaactattccagacagggttgatattccaagcCGGAatgggaagtggagggatgataaactctctccggtggcaagaaatctggaagaaaaacaaacaaacaaaaaaattacaatttattctttttatggtgtggttacgataaaaaaagaaaggaaaatacacaaaaaatccatgtcagaaaacactaaatttggactgtcattggtttagattttgaacgtaccttaatgtaaccagcagacgttcctcgggtggaatcgctctacggagctgggtgtcctgtccccgtatggctccttggacacgagaaagcaaatcccggaacgagtcttgcgacattcgtgtgtattcctggaatttctccgggttggcattaagctcggcatagagcgtgtgataggctccacggctctcacgtagttcgataatggggagcacaggcaagaaacagcttgaagctgaaatccaggttgaaataaaagctctccatgcgaagatccatcatgacacaggatacagtagcaaactgttaaaatttcagtagccctagggtttatatatagagatcccatcatacacgccctctgtagtcccactggcggtgtctggttatcttgatttttctcttgtgaaatttctcattatgcgcaccaaaaacgcaaacgcaggaaaaaacgcatgtaaacacgtacaaacgcggtgtttttttaaccgcatgcgtctaagaaacgctgtgtttgtatgcatttatatgcgtttttccaccacttgcggatgtgttttaaacgctgcggatttaaacgcaaatgttaaACTAGCCTAAGTCCATAAAGGACAGGTCCATCTTGCTTGAGTACCAGTCAAGTTTGTTCATAGTAATTTATATTTTGTATGTAAACCCCAATCTTCACATGTACAGcagcatggaatcaatggtgctctaaaaatgttttttttttttttttagaatgcaaAAACGTCTCACATATGAATGAGGCTATGTAGTCTATTACATTAACATGACTCTTCAGATGTGATAAGTTTGGATTGCTCAAGATAAAGTTGAGCATTAAGGTCAACGACTTCATTTTATTTTACCTCTCCTTTGCCAGCACAGAAAGGCCTTGTAGAAGTATTGGAACCACTGTCTGATCAAGATATGCTCGTGTAGGTAGGGCCTGTAAATCCACTTTCTGCTTGGATACTTTTTCCGTGCTTGCCTTCTCATTCTCAACTATTCTCTAGGAGAAAGCACAATTTAGGCATCACAAATCTGTTTAACTTATATTTTGCAAACATAACCTTTATAAACATCACATATTTGCTGCCTGTTAACTGGAACCCATT
Encoded here:
- the DPY30 gene encoding protein dpy-30 homolog isoform X2, with product MDAEQSMEGGQSQRIVENEKASTEKVSKQKVDLQALPTRAYLDQTVVPILLQGLSVLAKERPPNPIEFLAAYLLKNKTQFEERT